One Actinomycetota bacterium DNA segment encodes these proteins:
- the rplI gene encoding 50S ribosomal protein L9, with product MKIILQKEIDKLGAPGDVVEVADGYARNYLVPRGMAIPASKGAVRHADSLRRAHQGRVAKAQKEAEAVAARITAGPLKVRAKAGEGGKLFGSVTAADLAEEIEQQTGEKIDRRMVHLEEPIRSVGVHEVRIHLHPEVDAALSVEIHTE from the coding sequence ATGAAGATCATCCTCCAGAAGGAGATCGACAAGCTCGGGGCCCCCGGCGACGTCGTGGAGGTCGCCGACGGGTATGCCCGGAACTACCTTGTGCCCCGCGGGATGGCCATCCCGGCGAGCAAGGGCGCGGTCCGGCACGCCGACAGCCTGCGGCGGGCCCACCAGGGCCGCGTGGCCAAGGCCCAGAAGGAAGCCGAGGCCGTGGCAGCGCGGATCACGGCGGGTCCCCTCAAGGTCCGGGCCAAGGCCGGCGAGGGGGGCAAGCTGTTCGGCAGCGTCACCGCGGCCGACCTGGCCGAGGAGATCGAGCAGCAAACGGGCGAGAAGATCGACCGGCGGATGGTCCATCTCGAGGAGCCGATCCGGAGCGTGGGCGTGCACGAGGTCCGGATCCACCTCCACCCGGAGGTCGACGCGGCCCTGTCCGTCGAGATCCACACGGAGTAA
- the rpsR gene encoding 30S ribosomal protein S18, with product MAGKKKRAPRREKEEKGWQKRTKRKVCLFCEERIEHVDWKDATLLRKFVSERGKIRARRVTGNCVQHQRDVASAVKNAREMALLPFSSR from the coding sequence ATGGCGGGTAAGAAGAAGCGAGCACCCAGACGCGAGAAGGAAGAGAAGGGCTGGCAGAAGCGAACCAAGCGCAAGGTCTGCCTGTTCTGCGAGGAGCGCATCGAGCACGTCGACTGGAAGGACGCGACGCTGCTTCGGAAGTTCGTTTCGGAACGGGGCAAGATCCGCGCCCGCCGGGTGACCGGGAACTGCGTCCAGCACCAGCGTGACGTGGCCTCCGCGGTCAAGAACGCCCGCGAGATGGCCCTGCTGCCGTTCAGCTCCCGATGA
- the ssb gene encoding single-stranded DNA-binding protein, whose translation MASMNQVVIVGNLTDDPELRYTPNGAAVVKFRVAVNRRYQDQSGQWKDGETSYFTVNGWRTLAENVAESLTRGTRVVVVGRLQMRSWETQEGEKRTVVEIEADEIGPSLKWATTKVEKQARAGSEWSGPVSVGVGGADEETPLDGG comes from the coding sequence ATGGCGAGCATGAACCAGGTGGTCATCGTCGGGAACCTGACCGACGACCCGGAGCTTCGGTACACGCCGAACGGCGCGGCCGTGGTCAAGTTCCGCGTGGCGGTGAACCGCCGGTACCAGGACCAGTCGGGGCAGTGGAAGGACGGCGAGACGTCCTACTTCACGGTGAACGGGTGGCGGACGCTCGCGGAGAACGTCGCGGAGTCGCTGACCCGGGGCACCAGGGTCGTCGTGGTCGGGCGGCTCCAGATGCGATCCTGGGAGACCCAGGAGGGCGAGAAGAGAACAGTCGTCGAGATCGAGGCCGACGAGATCGGGCCGAGCCTGAAGTGGGCCACCACGAAGGTGGAGAAGCAGGCCCGCGCGGGCAGCGAGTGGTCGGGTCCGGTCAGCGTCGGTGTCGGCGGCGCGGACGAGGAGACACCACTGGATGGCGGGTAA